A genome region from Solanum pennellii chromosome 12, SPENNV200 includes the following:
- the LOC107005754 gene encoding probable leucine-rich repeat receptor-like protein kinase At5g63930: MSGVYDSRTGLILIWIVILLVSATMVCPAEGLNAEGMYLLELKKSLKDESNNLGNWNPSDETPCRWKGVNCTFDYNPVVQSLDLSFMNLSGTLSSSIGGLVSLTVLDLSFNRFTGNIPKEIGNCSKLQSLQLHDNEFYRQIPDELYNLSHLKDLNLFNNMISGPISEEFGRLSSLVSFVAYTNNLTGSLPRSLGKLKKLETFRVGQNPLSGTLPPEIGDCKSLQVLGLAQNNVGGNIPKEIGMLRRLKQLVLWDNKLSGYIPKELGNCTKLELLALYQNNLVGEIPAAIGKLKSLKRLYLYRNGLNGTIPRVVGNLSSAIEIDFSENYLIGDIPNEFSQIKGLKLLYLFDNQLTGVIPRELSSLRKLERLDLSINYLYGSIPFSFQYLTELVQLQLFQNSLSGTIPQGLGNYSRLWVVDFSYNYLTGGIPPNICRDSNLIWLNLGSNNLHGVIPSGVIKCDSLVQLHLDGNWLQGNFPSDLCKLSNLSALELGQNTFSGLIPPEIGNCRKLQRLDLSGNYFTHELPREIGNLETLVTFNVSSNLLSGQVPLEILKCKELQRLDLSRNSFSGAIPDDIGKLAQLERLLVSDNKFSGKIPVALGRLSRLNELQMGGNSFSGEIPSELGDLTGLQIAMNLSDNNLSGSISPKLGNLILLESLYLNNNHLSGEIPITFRNLTSLMSCNFSYNNLTGPLPDIPLFQNMDVSSFIGNNGLCGGRLGGCKESPPFNSDPPTKNAGGPREKIVIVVVAVGSGVFLVLIMVILYVMKRKPVDQMVASVKDKDTSFPASDIYFPPEEEFTFQDLVEATNNFQDSYVVGRGAVGTVYKAVMQSGRKIAVKKLASNREGNNIEKSFRAEISTLGKIRHRNIVKLYGFCYHQGSNLLLYEYMDKGSLGELLHGASCSLDWPQRFMIALGAAEGLSYLHHDCKPQIIHRDIKSNNILLDEKLEAHVGDFGLAKVIDMPQTKSMSAIAGSYGYIAPEYAYTMKVTEKCDIYSYGVVLLELLTGRTPVQPLDQGGDLVTYVRHYIRDNSLTPGVLDIRLDLTDKTTVSHMLTVLKIGLVCTCLSPADRPSMREVVSMLMESDEQEGNFILSQS, translated from the exons ATGTCTGGAGTATATGACTCAAGAACTGGTCTAATTCTGATTTGGATAGTTATCTTGTTGGTTTCCGCTACGATGGTTTGTCCTGCAGAAGGATTGAATGCTGAAGGAATGTACCTACTTGAGTTAAAGAAGAGTTTAAAGGATGAGTCTAACAATCTTGGAAATTGGAATCCTAGTGATGAGACACCGTGTAGATGGAAAGGTGTAAATTGCACTTTTGATTATAATCCAGTTGTGCAATCTCTTGATTTGAGTTTTATGAATCTGTCAGGCACTTTGAGTTCTAGCATTGGTGGTCTCGTGAGCTTAACCGTTCTTGACTTGTCTTTCAATAGATTCACAGGGAATATTCCGAAAGAAATAGGAAACTGCTCGAAACTGCAGAGTCTTCAGCTCCATGATAATGAGTTTTACCGGCAGATTCCTGATGAATTGTATAACCTTTCTCATTTGAAAGATTTAAACTTGTTTAACAACATGATATCTGGTCCTATATCGGAGGAGTTTGGGAGACtttcttctttagtttcttttGTTGCATACACCAATAATCTCACTGGTTCACTCCCTCGATCACTCGGGAAACTAAAAAAGTTGGAAACATTTCGAGTGGGGCAGAATCCACTTTCTGGAACCTTACCCCCGGAGATTGGTGATTGCAAGAGCTTACAAGTGCTTGGTCTTGCACAAAACAATGTTGGAGGAAATATACCCAAAGAGATCGGTATGCTTAGAAGATTGAAACAACTTGTACTTTGGGACAATAAACTCTCGGGCTATATCCCGAAGGAACTTGGAAACTGTACAAAACTTGAACTGCTTGCTTTATACCAGAACAACCTGGTTGGAGAAATTCCTGCTGCAATAGGTAAGCTCAAATCTCTCAAGAGGTTATACCTATACCGGAATGGATTAAACGGTACAATTCCAAGAGTCGTTGGGAATCTTTCGTCAGCGATAGAAATTGACTTCTCAGAGAACTATCTGATAGGAGACATACCAAATGAGTTCAGTCAAATAAAGGGGCTGAAATTGTTGTATCTTTTTGATAACCAGCTCACTGGTGTGATACCTCGGGAACTTTCTAGTTTAAGAAAGTTGGAACGTCTTGATCTGTCGATTAATTACTTATATGGCTCTATTCCGTTTTCATTTCAGTATCTCACTGAACTGGTTCAGTTACAGCTCTTTCAGAATTCTTTAAGTGGAACTATTCCCCAAGGTCTTGGGAACTATAGCCGACTTTGGGTTGTTGATTTTTCTTACAACTACCTAACAGGAGGAATTCCTCCAAATATTTGTAGGGATTCTAATTTGATTTGGCTTAATCTTGGTTCAAATAACTTGCATGGAGTCATTCCATCTGGTGTTATTAAGTGTGACTCATTGGTACAACTTCATCTTGACGGTAACTGGCTACAAGGAAATTTTCCTTCTGACTTGTGCAAATTGAGTAATCTATCTGCTCTTGAATTAGGACAGAACACGTTCAGTGGTTTAATTCCTCCTGAGATTGGAAACTGTCGAAAGTTGCAAAGACTTGATCTTTCAGGCAATTATTTCACACATGAATTGCCACGGGAGATAGGGAATCTTGAAACACTTGTCACGTTTAATGTCTCGTCTAATTTGCTGTCAGGTCAAGTACCACTAGAAATTCTGAAATGCAAGGAGTTGCAACGACTTGATCTCAGTAGGAACAGCTTTAGTGGTGCTATACCTGATGACATTGGAAAACTAGCACAGCTTGAACGTCTCTTGGTTTCGGATAATAAGTTTTCTGGAAAGATACCAGTAGCATTGGGGAGGCTTTCTCGTTTGAACGAACTGCAGATGGGTGGAAATTCATTTTCAGGTGAAATACCATCAGAATTGGGTGATCTTACCGGTCTACAGATCGCGATGAATCTTAGTGACAACAATCTCTCTGGTTCAATATCGCCTAAGCTTGGAAATCTTATTCTACTAGAGTCTCTCTATCTCAACAATAATCATCTGAGTGGTGAAATACCAATCACATTCAGAAATTTGACGAGTCTAATGAGCTGTAACTTTTCATACAATAACCTCACTGGACCATTGCCGGATATACCACTCTTTCAGAATATGGATGTCAGCAGCTTTATTGGAAACAATGGGCTTTGTGGTGGTCGTTTAGGTGGATGTAAAGAATCTCCTCCGTTCAATTCTGATCCTCCAACCAAAAATGCAGGTGGTCCAAGAGAGAagattgttattgttgttgtggcTGTTGGTAGTggtgtttttcttgttttgattaTGGTAATTTTGTATGTGATGAAGCGGAAACCAGTTGATCAGATGGTTGCATCAGTAAAAGATAAGGACACGTCATTTCCAGCTTCGGACATATATTTCCCTCCCGAAGAGGAGTTCACTTTCCAAGACTTAGTTGAGGCTACAAACAATTTTCAAGACAGTTATGTTGTAGGAAGAGGAGCTGTTGGGACGGTATACAAAGCAGTCATGCAATCTGGACGAAAAATCGCTGTTAAGAAGCTGGCTTCTAACAGAGAGGGTAATAACATAGAAAAGAGTTTCCGAGCAGAGATTTCAACTCTCGGAAAGATTAGGCATCGTAACATTGTAAAACTGTATGGCTTTTGTTATCATCAAGGTTCTAATCTGCTTCTTTACGAGTATATGGACAAAGGTAGCTTGGGTGAATTGCTTCATGGTGCATCTTGTAGCTTGGATTGGCCTCAACGCTTTATGATAGCTCTTGGGGCAGCTGAAGGACTTTCTTACTTACATCATGATTGCAAACCACAGATCATCCACCGCGATATAAAGTCAAACAATATTTTGCTCGATGAGAAGTTGGAAGCTCATGTTGGTGATTTTGGTCTTGCTAAAGTTATCGACATGCCTCAAACTAAGTCGATGTCTGCAATTGCAGGATCATATGGCTACATAGCCCCTG AATATGCTTACACCATGAAGGTAACAGAAAAATGTGATATCTATAGCTACGGAGTAGTCCTTTTGGAGTTGCTAACAGGAAGAACACCGGTGCAGCCACTCGATCAAGGAGGTGATCTTGTCACTTATGTGAGGCATTATATTCGAGACAATTCGTTGACACCAGGGGTACTCGATATCCGATTGGATTTGACAGATAAAACTACTGTTAGTCACATGCTTACAGTCCTGAAAATTGGTCTAGTCTGCACTTGTTTGTCCCCGGCTGATCGCCCTTCAATGCGCGAAGTTGTGTCAATGTTGATGGAGTCTGATGAGCAAGAAGGTAACTTCATCTTGTCTCAAAGTTGA
- the LOC107006854 gene encoding S-protein homolog 6-like: MRPHNIFLLILGLATYITFISLKQQPHHYNYYYYFGNNIYNIHIINGFTNNSSLPLIVWCSSDDDSGDIGGRALQERDDFSWSVETKFWKNTMYLCTMKLDQKRRKFQAFHGNRDVQRCNPTKHCFWLVKEDGFYFSNDEIYWQKDFSWI, encoded by the coding sequence atgAGGCCACACAACATTTTTCTCCTCATATTAGGCCTTGCTACTTACATtactttcatttctttaaaacaACAACCTCATCATTataactactactactattttGGTAACAACATCTATAACATCCACATTATCAATGGCTTCACCAACAATTCATCTCTCCCATTGATAGTATGGTGCTCGTCCGATGATGACTCCGGTGACATTGGGGGACGTGCCCTCCAAGAACGCGATGATTTTAGTTGGAGTGTCGAAACGAAATTTTGGAAGAACACTATGTACTTGTGTACAATGAAATTGGACCAAAAAAGGAGGAAATTTCAAGCATTTCATGGAAATAGAGATGTTCAAAGGTGCAATCCTACTAAGCATTGTTTTTGGTTGGTCAAAGAAGATggtttttattttagtaatgaTGAAATATATTGGCAAAAAGATTTTTCTTGGATTTGA